From the Cryptomeria japonica chromosome 2, Sugi_1.0, whole genome shotgun sequence genome, one window contains:
- the LOC131056352 gene encoding uncharacterized protein LOC131056352 → MNNSAETVVGIAEKLLRENAMVCKWKTLQSTLLVMYCNWIRTWNLSNNFFHYDNSKKMERLNTRWSTPPPSWLKLNFDGVAHSGVAKGGGIIRDSLGNLILAYARNFDSVSSNMVEALALFWVFKLALDINTKRLIIEGDSKLIIEAAKGVAGISWTISNIIKDIWSMIIWLEEFQIQHIYREGNSVADSLVATGLELTGMRCWRHLDSLSDRQKSLIGRGRNFSTCQ, encoded by the coding sequence ATGAATAACTCTGCTGAAACGGTGGTTGGCATAGCTGAAAAGCTCCTCAGGGAGAACGCTATGGTCTGCAAATGGAAAACTCTGCAATCAACCCTTTTGGTGATGTATTGCAATTGGATTAGAACATGGAATCTGTCAAACAACTTCTTTCATTATGACAACTCAAAGAAAATGGAGAGGCTTAACACTAGATGGTCGACTCCGCCCCCCTCATGGCTCAAACTTAACTTCGATGGCGTCGCTCACAGTGGTGTTGCGAAGGGAGGAGGAATTATTAGAGATAGCTTGGGCAACCTGATTCTGGCCTATGCGAGGAATTTTGACTCTGTCTCTAGTAACATGGTTGAAGCCCTTGCTCTCTTCTGGGTGTTTAAATTGGCCCTCGACATCAATACTAAAAGGttgatcattgaaggggactctaagctAATTATTGAGGCGGCTAAAGGAGTTGCAGGGATTAGCTGGACGATCAGCAACATTATCAAGGACATTTGGTCCATGATTATCTGGCttgaggaatttcaaattcaacaCATTTACAGAGAGGGTAACTCAGTGGCAGACTCTTTGGTCGCGACGGGCCTTGAGTTAACTGGTATGAGGTGCTGGAGACACCTTGATTCTCTTTCTGACAGACAGAAGTCCCTAATTGGGAGAGGCCGGAATTTCTCTACTTGCCAATGA